The Lolium rigidum isolate FL_2022 chromosome 2, APGP_CSIRO_Lrig_0.1, whole genome shotgun sequence genomic interval tctactaataacggagagcatgcaagatcataaacaacacataggtaataacttgataattaacataacatggtattctctatccatcggatcccgacaaacacaacatatagcattacggatagatgatcttgatcatgttaggcagctcacaagatccaacaatgaagcacaatgaggagaagacaaccatatagctactgctatggacccatagtccgggggtgaactactcactcatcactccggaggcgaccatggcggtgaagagtcctccgggagatgaatcccctctccggcggggtgcggaggagatctccgagaatccccgagatgggattggcggcggcggcgtctgtggaaggttttccgtatcgtggctctcggtactgggggtttcgcgacggaggctttaagtaggcggaagggcaacgtggggggccacacgagggccccacgccacaggtcggcgcggccagggcctgggccgcgccgccctatggtggcggcgcctcgtggccccacttcgactcctcttcggtcttctggaagctttgtggcaaaataggaccacaggcgttgatttcgtccaattccgagaatatttcgttactaggatttctgaaaccaaaaacagcagaaaacgacaagcggctcttcggcatcttgttaataggttagttccggaaaatgcacgaatatgacataaagtgtgcataaaacatgtagatatcatcaataatgtggcatggaacataagaaattatcgatacgtcggagacgtatcaatccgtatattgtcatcaaacaccaaaaagggggagattgaaagagcgtctctcatattatgttttgtgtgtttgatgtcaatgtatgtgatacactaatgtttgtttaagtggtacaaggATTATACAGATACATATATATGTGTGATGGATGTTGTAAGTCGTGTCAAAAAGAAGCTGTAAcaggatcaccaggccggataatccgggccggatatttccaaaatatccggtccccagttttcggctaaggacttgaggatttgtggctcagtatacGCTGGACATGGGCCGGAGATTTGCCCGGATTTACCACAAGACCGgatattccgggccggatatttccaaaatatccggccccctcgaaatcgacTACGGACCTAAGGAAAAGCAGCTAtggacaggggccggacatttggccggattttccccggagccggattttccggggggggggggcggattatccggcccttacttaggccggattatccggccccccggaagccccaacggctggaatttggaagggggtatttataccccccttcttctaccttgctccttgctcaatcattgcacaaaaatctgccaagtcttcaccaccattagagccacctcaagaacacaagatttgcaagatctccttcctcccccaaccaaagctcttgatctttggagattcgaaggagaagacaccgatctacatcctcaccgaaaggatttacatttccccctcatttgtttgagggctctcttgctagtgttccttttggttccctagttgattgttgttgatgtgttgttgttgttgattgttgtattgttacagatttgggagcctccaattcggttgtggatgtgtgccccaagaaccttgtaaaggcccggtttccgcctcgaggaaatcccttagtggaagtgggctaggccttcgtggcgttgcccataggagatcttagtgaagccttcgtggctgttggtttggctttcgtagcaaccacactcctccaaacgtagacgtaccttcttgcaaaggaagggaactacgggaatcatctccgtgtctccgcgtgctccactctcggttacctctatcctattctatctcctatatattgcgtagctatatcttgctaggctggttaccttgtcatataggtaaattcacttagttgcatatctagagaatttacctttgtgtcaagcctaaattgaaaaacaactaaaaattggttagcacctattcacctccccctctaggtgcggcatacgatcctttcagtcgTGACATCGGTATGAAGGGGCTAGAACAAATACGACTCTCTTTTGCTCCGATTATAAAGATGGTGCACACCCAGAAATGAATAACCACAAAGACGCACACACCCACACAAAGACACAACCACATAAGCACGTGCAATCCAACAAAGCGCCATGGCGGAGCGCGCATGTAAATGTAGTATAGAGTCATCCCTCCGATCAAAACTAATAGAGGCGCATTTTTTGTGATAATATTTGGTGAAGATTAGAAACAACTATATACGATTAGTTAACGATTAGTTTCAAATTATATGCTCAGTGTATCAAACAATCCACACATACACCATATACATAATTtacaaactcttctttattgaaaCATCCATACATTAGAAGATGTACACcacgacttcgtcaatctcaagacctgccggatcagttcttcaacgcagtctcttggaggtgctcataggggtagggtgtgcgtgtgctcgttcataggggtgagtgtgtgcgcgtatgtatgagcgtctttgattgtactgtgtttcgcaaaaaaaaagatgtaCACCACCATGGTTTTAAATTTCGGATTGAGACCCACCAAAATACGGATTTTACTCCAGACTTATCGCTACCACATTTCGTAAATCTAAACTATATTTAATTAAAATTAAATGTCACGTGAATTTATTCTAAATCTACTTCAAAATATTCGAGGAATATATATTTCAGGACAACCTCAGCGCCTCCAACAAAGAGAACAGAAACACGCGGGTTCAAGAGGAGAAACAACGAAAGAAGTCTACATAACCCCCTCAGGTTTGAGGTTTGGGACGTTTAACCCCCTCAGGTTTAAAGTGGAGCACATAACCCCTTCAAGTATGACTTACCGGTTAAATTACCCCCTCCAAGCGGTTTTTGAGACTAATGGCTGTTTTAGAGGGCGGTTTTGGTCCACGTGTAGGCAACGCTTTCGGGAAGCTGGCACCTGGCCGTGGTCAAGCTGCTCCGTTTGTCTCTGCTCTTtcgctcccctcctctctctcccgcgcCGCTCCGATCATCTCTCCATGATCGGCAGCTGAATCAGACGATTCGTTGGCGGTCCTCCAATCAGTGGTTCGCACTCCTTCCTCCTTAAAACAGCTACCCCTTTCGCTCTTTCTGTGGAGAGCACTCGAGGACAGACTGGAAGAGATGGGCTCGAGGACGGGTTGACTTGGATATGAAAAtcgggggattggatttggggatTGGACGGGTTGGTTGAAGACTTGGAGTTAGCTCGACAGCAGGTTGTTTACAGCACATTACTGCACAAGCATTAGTATTCTGGACTGGAACATTATTCTGTTTGGTTCAGCAGCTGCCCTGGACACAAGAACATTGAGCACATTACAGGCATGGGAGTGGGACATCCATAGAATACCGCATTGATCAGTACATTAGACATCCATAAAAACACCACATTGATTCAGTACATTACAGACAATACAACTTTGAATCTACTCTTCAACCTTTGATTCTTCTCTGCTCTGAACTTACACGGCATCCTCTAATTCCAAACATGAAACTGCAACTTCAGTTCTGAAATTCCCCTCTTCTTCTCTAAAATTGTAGCATACTCTCTGGACATTAGAGCAGCCTGCATCACATAGTTGTATGACATACTATATGCAGTCTTCAGTTCtaaatttctgtatttttttgtttctttttcttcatgGCCGGCCATCCCTGACCGTGTGAAGCCCGAGATTCAGAGGGGCAGAGGGCAGGGGCGAGAATGCGAGATTCAGCAGCTGCCCTGGAACTCCAACGAGGTGCGCCCCGTTTGCGACCCATCCAGCTTCCTCCGCCCCGACGACACCCTCCACGCCATGTGCGACATGCTCGACCCCATGACTCGGCTGCACGACTGGGATGGCGCACCGCGGTGGCTCAACGGCGAGCGTCGTCCCTGCCAGTTCGAGGTGGAGACACAGCTGCAGGTGAAGCAGCCCATGGCAGTGCTGCAACGGTGCCTCGGGGTGGCGACGGTTGCGCACGCCTGCCCAGGGCGGTGCTGCAGTGGCCCAACGAGGAGTGCATGTCCTGCTCTCTCGCCTGCCCTGCTTTGCCCTGCTCGCTCGCCTTGCATCTGCACTGCAAAGACGGAAGGAAACCTGGGGTTTAAGTGTTCCACTGTCCACGTAATTGCTTACCTGGCTTAAAACCACTATCCACGTCATCTAAAACCGCCATCATTAGCCTCAGGGGGTTAATTAGCCGGTAATTGAAACCTGAGGGGGTTATGTGTTCCACTTGAAACCTGAGGGGGTTAACCATCCCAAATATGAAACCTCGGGGGGTTATGTAGATTTCTTTCGAGAAACAACCTCCGCGCCTCCTGCAAAGAGAGCAAACCAAGTAAGCCTGTGCGCTACCAATCCCATTATCCCACTCCGCGCGCTGAACTCATTCCCAGTTAACCAAGATCCGGCCAGTTCCCGCGCCGGCGACCCACCGCAATGAAGCCCCCGAGCCGCCTCATCATCGCCGCGCTGGTCGTCACCACGTCGCTGCTGGTCCCTAGCCTCCTCAGatcgccgctgccgctgctcccGTGCCTGCCCGCCGTCACAGCCCCCTCAGGCACCGGGTACCAGCCGTCCGGCCTCGCCGCGCTCGCCGACGCCGCCGTCTACTACGCCACCACGCCGACGGTTCCGCAGCAGACGCGCGACGAGATATCGCTGGCCCTCGCCGTGCTCCGCCGCCGGGCGCCTGTGCGGCTGCTGGTGTTCGGCCTCGGCCACGACTCGCCGCTCTGGCACGCGCTCAACCCCGGCGGCGTCACCGTGTTCCTGGAGGAGGACCCGGAGTGGCACCGCGCCGTGAGCTCGGCGTCGCCGTTCCTGCGCTCCCACCTGGTCAGCTACCACACGCGGCTCGACCAGGCCGACCTCCTCTTCGACACCTACAGGCGGGTCCCCTCCTGCgtccccggcgccggcgccgatgACGAGCCCGCCGTCCGGGTAAACGACGCGTGCCCGCTGGCGCTGCACGACCTGCCGCCGGAGGTGTACGAGCACGAGTGGGACGTGCTCATGTTGGACGCCCCCAAGGGGTACTTCGCGGCGGCGCCTGGGAGGATGGCGGCGATATGGACGGCGGCGACAATGGCGCGGGCCAGGCGCGGCGAGGGCGACACCGACGTCTTCCTGCACGACGTGGACCGGAAGGTGGAGAAGATGTACGCCGAGGAGTTCCTCTGCGACCGGTTCCGGGTGGGAGGGGCCGGCCGGTTCTGGCATTTCAGCATCCCGCCGGTGTCGCGGCGGGACAACcggacggcggccggcggcggtggcgagaggCCGTTTTGCTGACACCTACGGACAGTGAGACGTGAGAGGTGGGCCTCAGTACATGGAAATACCTATTCGCAAATAAAACGATGTGGAAATATCAGGACTGCACGACAGACGTGGAGTCTAGAGGCTACTAATGTAATCACTGATTGATCTTTTACTGTTTTTAATCGCGAAAATGAGCGACGTGCTGTGAGCCTCTGGTACGTCGACGAATATCAAAATGCAATCGAGCCTGCGATTAGTGTGAACCAGTTGACTGTGTGTAAGTTGTCGTAGCTGATGTCATTCCACAAATTTGTGGTACTATATAAATAATTTTTATCGTGTAAATACTTTTTTGTACAGCATGAACTATTTTTTTAGTAGATATCATTTATAATTTAAGAATCTCAGTTACACCCTAACTTGCAAACTCAGCtgacgggagtggtgttttggtaaccagaagcatatgctcctggttttaaaattttgtattaaatacactgttcaaaaactaggccgattcagcgattactaggccgattaatcgctactaggagccggaccgtgtcgattaccattaatctcttgtgttaatcctttagcccgattaatcgtaccgaaagtccgattactaggtatgttcccgattaactactgcacttggtcaaaaaagttataaactgttcaatgcatatagctagtacaggcgctaccccttcctaataaagtaggttttgcaaagctcccgcttgattgcagcctccaatAGCTCGAATTACGCTATCGTCAACTAGTTCCTTGCCCTCCCAGACTGTCAGTTGCCTAGATACAGGAGCTCGACCACCTTGAGTAGCTCGTGCAGGAGCTTAAGGGTGCCTTtgataggttaggtggttgaggtgtaagagggatcgtaccctaggtaggtgatgggagaagataaacttcagaggtgagaggataagaagtggaaggaagaaaCGCAGGTTCgactagtggatcctgattctctcgtgaccttgaagattaggtcatGGAGGAGAAGCATACATGTTTTTCTGGGATTTCAGGCTCTGGAGAAGTAGGGCCaaacatatagaggctcatatactattatttttcttatataaactgttttttacgtgctaatttgtgttggttacaccgattaatagccgaccgattaaatcagttaatcgtccgaattccgattaatcgctactcccaaactgaccgagcagttaacgattaccgatttccttaccaTTGATTAAATACATTCTTTAATATTGAAAAATTTAGGCACAAAATTTAATGGATATATATCTCAAAATTctacatgttcacaaagttgtACCACGAAAAACCGACATCTGCAGTGTCATGCGTAAAAAAGCAAATTTTGGTGTAAAAAAATTCTTTGCgtgattttttttgtctttttcataCAAGTcaaaaaaatgtcggtttttcacAAAATTTTATGTGCGCACATAGAATGTGGATACAgaagtgaaagatcgagatgtcgcctagaggggagggtgaataggcaattacaaactctttcggatttgtcttgtaagaatgcggaattaaactatcgtttagtttacaagcacaaaccctaaatatgctaagctcaactaagtgtaacaatagcaactagagctaagcaagataggcacaagatatatgtagcacaagtgatagcaagatatatgtacttcaagcacgatggctattgatgtctacgggagcttctattcttgtagacagtgttgggcctccaagagcagaggtttgtagaacaacagcaagtttcccttaagtggatcacccaaggtttatcgaactcagggaggaagaggtcaaagatatccctctcaagcaaccctgcaaccacaaagcaagaagtctcttgtgtccccaacacacctaataggtgtactagttcggcgaagagatagtgaaatacaagtggtatgaatgaatatgagcagtagtatggcgccgtaaaagtgcttgtcggcgtgcagcttgatggtagtaatattgcaggaagtaaacatgcagtagtaacgcagcgagtagtaacgcaagtaaaacagaataagcagcgatagcgatatttaggaataaggcctagggattacactttcactagtggacactctcaacattgatcacataacagaatataaatgcatactctacactcttgttggatgatgaacacattgcgtaggattacacgaaccctcaatgccggagttaacaagctccacaattcaatgttcatatttaagtaaccttagagtgtaagatagatcaatacgactaaaccaagtactaacgtagcatgcacactgtcaccttcatgcttatgtaggaggaataatacacatcaatactatcatagaaatagttaacttcgcaatctacaagagatcatgatcatagcataaaccaagtactaacacagatgcacacactgtcaccattacatcgtgcaggaggaataaaactactttaataacattgctagagtagcacatagataaattgtgatacgatgcacattgcaatcataaagagatataaataagcacttcactatgccattcataacagtgaataagtattctgtgaaatatagcctaagagacccacacggtgcacacactgtcacctttacacacgtgggacaaggagtctccggagatcacataagtaaaattcacttgactagcataatgacatctagattacaagcatcatcatatgaatctcaatcatgtaaggcagctcatgagattattgtattgaactacataggagagagatgaaccacatagctaccggtacagccccgagcctcgatggagaactactccctcctcatgggagacaagcagcgttgatggagatggcggtggtgtcgatggaggagccttccgggggcacttccccgtcccggcggcgtgccggaacagagactcctgtcccccagatcttggcttcgcgatggcggcggctctggaaggtttctcgtaccgtggttttttccgtatcgaagttttaggtcagggacctttaaataggcgaagaggcggagtcggaggggcgacgaggcggtggcaccataaggcggcgcggccagggcctgggccgcgccggcctatggtctgggggcccagtgcccccctctggtccttcccgggtgttctggaagcttcgtggaaaaataggaacctgggtcttgatttcgtccaattccgagaatatttccttactaggatttctgaaaccaaaaacagcagaaaacgagagccggcacttcggcatcttgttaataggttagttccagaaaatgcataaatatgacatataatgtgtataaaacatgtaggtatcatcaataaagtagcatggaacataagaaattatcgatacgtcggagacgtatcagctatcacaaggaaagagaactcgggtatagaaataaccgaggcacgcggagacgaggatgtattcccgtgttcccttgctttgcaacaaggtacgtcacgtttggaggagtggaggtcccacgaaggattcccgcgccacgaaggctcaccctattctccgaaccacacccacgaaggataatggccctttccttatggttagcttttcctccgctccggagatggcaagctccacaaccacttcacaagctccacgaaggagaagcccgggcctcttcacaatcttcttgaagagatcaccggagcaccaaccgccaagccaactaggaggtctccctccaagagtaacaagctcacggtctctcactcgaacaaatcgtggtggagagctcaacactatgcaatgatgcaaagcaagaacaccggaggtgttcaagtccttcacactcaaatcccaccaaagcaacgaatgctaggatgagattggagaggaagaacaaaggggaaagtcaaccaaagactccaagatctagatcccaagagattccctcacttagagaagaaacggtttggtggaagtgtagatctagatctcctctctcaaatcctcaagaatgagcaagaatggttggaggaatcaaaggggagagcaagttcttcaaaatggaacaatggaggtgagagaatgagaAGAACTAactagctcaaggtggaagaagagctatttatagcatgggagcaaataaaaccgttggggggaaaaagacaagagaaagggaagaaaaacgggcagaaaagtgCCCAGGCCAGCTcccaggccggttgaccggagccTGGGCTGGGGAGACCGGAGGCCCGCCCGGTCAGGCCGGCCCACCGGCCGGGCGCAGTGGAAACAGCGCACAGGCGGCGAAAAAGCttcaggccgcgcgggggaggaGCCAGGCCGCGTAGGCCTTGGCTGGCCAAGGCGGCCCAGTCCGGATCCGGCCGGACCGgaggggcagcagggcggcccgGTCGTGGACCTGGCCCAAGGCCGGTCACAGGCCGCGTGGCGCGCGCCAGCCCGCGTGATGGGCCGAAGGCGGAGAGGCAGCCCGGTGGAGAATCCGGCCGGACCGGAAggcgcgccgggcaggccggtcgtgGACCGGGCCTGCAACCGGTCATGGCCCCGCGGCCACTGGACACAGGCCGGATGGCACCAGTGCCGGCTCCGGtttcggaccgggtgggccggttgctgggccggtcggccggccggctcactccccctttttttctttttctttttttattcttttctcatctttcctttttctttaataactattgctcccgaactccgattgacatgaaaccaattttgttggaaagataacgacgaatagaaccccaacaaaatatggagactcctctcagaacattttagatgattttagagaggaagTCTTCCACCgttaagaaacggtgaagacgtccaaactcgaaaacgcaatagaagatgcatgcggattccgttttcgatgaacttgggcttgttgtaaagctttacaacaagctcaagaacctcacacagataaacaccaagaagcaataaggatatgcaaagtatgcaaaggattgagctccctaagacgatgtgatcaagttacccaaccgaaagcccctcttaattgtgaggctatgtatcctataatccggtctcccatcaaccaccttgagaccggtaaaaggaaaacctatcaaggtcatacctttgccttgcacatcccgcttgatcttgatgataactcttcaagctctacacaagccggaatgcctcacttgactaatgttgcttcgtgaagactcacaaatgctcccccatacactatgatgggaaagctccattgatgcacatcttcactagtccattatcaccaaatggatgaagcttcaagcatgtgattcacttgagatgctcatcttgaacttgcccaactcaaccttgtatcttctcatactcacataagatagagcatggctaatattgagttccacataagaactccatcttcgtttcttcttcttgatcatatcacatatatattttcataccgatgatcttgatgccaatacacaaggtatacctttatcttcatggcatccatacttgaatccaacacatggagtacaagtagtacctatggaatattccttcatataaactcaatgaaaacattagtccataggggttgtcattaattaccaaaaccacacataggggcaatgtacccttacaagaaGCGTGAAAATTTTCGTTCGGTTTTTTTGACATTTCCAAATGTTTTTTTTCCGGTGGCAGTGGCATATGCTCCCATCTGCTGAATTGAAGTTCCGCTCTCTTTCGATGATCAAGAAGCCACGAACGCCGCCGCGGCCGCACGGTGATCCACCGCTGGAGGAAGCGTCACCGTAGGTGTGGTCACCGCGGACACCGCTTGCCGCGCCTCATCCATATTGGCATGCGTGAGGTCGATCTGCTTGCACACCTCGTCATGGCGCTTGCTGCCAAGCGCAGCACCATCGTGAGCCGCTTCAGGATCTGGTCCAGCATGCCGCGCATCTCCGCACCGCTCGCGTCCAAGGCCATGAGAACTTAATGCGTCTGTGCATTACCCTTCGTGGACGACATCGCGGCTTACTCCAAGCAGATCCTATCGAGCTAGGGATTTTGTGGAGTTCCACCAAAGTGAATCTCCACCTTTCGCCTGGTTTTACGGAGCAATGCCGAGAGGAAACATAGTGCAACAACGAGGAGGAGATACAAATTCCTCGGAACGCCAAGCTCTGGATACCAGATTGTCACGTCCCAATCGCAGGCAAGGGAAGTTTGGAGGATAATTTGAAATATACGCAAATAGAGGTAGGTGGGAGAAGCAAGCAACATGAAGAAGAGAGCAGCGCATTAAAAGACAATTCATTTCATGCCATGTTTGTTACGACATCagctattagagcatctccagttgtgTTCACCAATTTTTTTTGTTAGGGTATTTGAAAACACAAACAATTTATTAAATATTGCACACAAATAACTATGTTTGCTAAAATAATTTCTAAATTAAAATACAAGaaaccaaacaagttggggtagatgGATCGCGGCGTCACCGCATTTGCTGATAATTCTTTGACCCTCCATAAAAACTCATGTGAAGGTAGTCATCATGTGTATAGGTGCTCCGTatacaagcatcctcatggcggttcTGGATCGACGATAACCCGGTTGGCACCGGTTGTGCCAACGGCGTCGTGCTTTAGCTTAAAGTAGGTGTAAAACTCTTGAACATCATGcaggatattcatcttttggccGCGCCGGCGAAAAGGCCATTTAGGTTGTTTCTGGCACTTCTTCCGCCCATTGATCTTCACAACTGTCCCTTAGTACTAAAACGGAAGTTGTAATTAGCTGATCCAAGTCTTAACTCGTGTTTTCTTTGTTAGCTGATGGAATCACGCAGCACATTTGCTAATCCAAGTCGTAGTTAACGACAGAGAATCGAATGAAGA includes:
- the LOC124689284 gene encoding probable methyltransferase At1g27930 is translated as MKPPSRLIIAALVVTTSLLVPSLLRSPLPLLPCLPAVTAPSGTGYQPSGLAALADAAVYYATTPTVPQQTRDEISLALAVLRRRAPVRLLVFGLGHDSPLWHALNPGGVTVFLEEDPEWHRAVSSASPFLRSHLVSYHTRLDQADLLFDTYRRVPSCVPGAGADDEPAVRVNDACPLALHDLPPEVYEHEWDVLMLDAPKGYFAAAPGRMAAIWTAATMARARRGEGDTDVFLHDVDRKVEKMYAEEFLCDRFRVGGAGRFWHFSIPPVSRRDNRTAAGGGGERPFC